A single window of Eisenibacter elegans DSM 3317 DNA harbors:
- a CDS encoding DUF6952 family protein translates to MKIPAIKQLVETYTLDQLRQAEEAFYEEQTPAISIEGADEGEQLTHTIAAIWILEKMQAEGSDFKTALRAYTQRVRASIS, encoded by the coding sequence ATGAAAATACCTGCCATCAAACAACTGGTCGAGACCTATACCCTCGACCAACTCCGACAAGCCGAAGAGGCTTTTTATGAAGAACAAACTCCGGCCATCAGCATCGAGGGCGCAGATGAGGGCGAACAGCTGACACATACCATCGCTGCCATCTGGATTCTGGAGAAGATGCAGGCCGAAGGCTCAGATTTCAAGACAGCCCTCCGCGCTTATACCCAGCGTGTTCGGGCTTCGATTAGCTAA
- a CDS encoding SpoIIE family protein phosphatase, whose product MLYLATDGFIDQNNASRKKLGVGIFKYTLQSVFNKKLSTQLQYLEGVLDAHQGGVEQRDDITLLGIRL is encoded by the coding sequence ATGCTCTATCTGGCGACTGATGGCTTTATAGACCAGAACAACGCCTCTAGGAAAAAGCTGGGGGTGGGTATTTTTAAATATACCTTACAGAGTGTGTTTAATAAAAAGCTCTCTACCCAGTTGCAATACCTAGAGGGGGTGCTTGATGCACACCAAGGTGGGGTTGAGCAGCGCGATGATATTACCCTGTTGGGTATCAGGCTGTGA